A window of Corallococcus macrosporus DSM 14697 contains these coding sequences:
- a CDS encoding IS4 family transposase codes for MQVTILADRGFADQRLYALLAQAGFEYVVRFRKDVRVEVEGGHQRPAAEWIPASGHAKKLTEVHVTADRTPVPAVVLVHQKGMKEPWCLATSLGAASARQVVDLYARRFSCEETFRDVKDLRFGMGLSTVRVKSPERRDRLLLVSALAQVLLTLLGAAGESLGMEKGLKANTVKTRTYSLFRQGCMYYQAIPMMQEERLRPLVERFAELLRHHPVFKEALGFI; via the coding sequence CGGGGCTTCGCGGACCAGCGGCTGTATGCCCTTCTGGCCCAAGCGGGCTTCGAGTACGTGGTGCGCTTCCGCAAGGATGTGCGGGTGGAGGTGGAAGGGGGCCATCAGCGTCCGGCTGCCGAGTGGATACCAGCCAGTGGGCACGCCAAGAAGCTGACGGAGGTGCACGTGACGGCGGACCGCACGCCGGTGCCCGCGGTGGTGCTGGTGCACCAGAAGGGAATGAAGGAGCCGTGGTGTCTGGCCACCAGCCTGGGAGCCGCCAGTGCGCGCCAGGTGGTGGACCTCTACGCCCGGCGCTTCTCGTGCGAGGAGACGTTCCGGGACGTCAAGGACTTGAGATTCGGGATGGGGCTGTCCACGGTGCGCGTGAAGAGTCCCGAGCGGCGCGACAGGCTGCTGCTGGTGAGCGCCCTGGCGCAGGTTCTCCTGACGCTGCTGGGCGCCGCTGGGGAGAGCCTCGGTATGGAGAAGGGCTTGAAGGCCAACACCGTCAAGACGCGCACCTACTCGCTCTTCCGGCAGGGCTGCATGTATTACCAGGCCATTCCCATGATGCAGGAGGAGCGATTGCGGCCTCTCGTCGAGCGCTTCGCGGAACTCCTCCGCCATCACCCTGTCTTCAAAGAAGCACTTGGCTTCATATGA